The Verrucomicrobiia bacterium DNA segment GAACACATAAAGGTTCGATGTTTCGTTCGGAGCGGTGGCCTTGCGTCTGGTTTGACGCTGCCGCTTGTCCTCAATCTGCGGCTTCCCCCGAAGCACTTCAAATCCGAGTTCCCGCAACGGGTCTCTGTTTGGCCACCTTCCAGTGGTGGGATTGTAATAGCGGTAACCGTAGTAGAGGAGGCCGGTTTCCCAGTCGTGGTATTTGGTGGAGAAGAGGGGGTTGAAGCTTTGGGGGAGGGGGCCGGTGGCGCGGAGGAGTTCGCCAAAGGGGCCGTACTCGTATTGCGCCACCAACAAACCATCCGCCCCCCGCACATACCCCATCACGTTCCCATTCCCATCATAAAAAGGAAAATACACCCCTGCATCCGGCCCATTATGAATCACCGTCGCCAGCAACCCGCCCTCGTTGCAAGCATCGTTCGGAGGAGAGGGATTCTGTGGGATGGGATTTGCCTCCTCCCTGGCTTCATACGTGCCGATGGTTCCCCACGCTTGCATTTGCTTCTGGCTGACCCGCGGCCAATATCCCCCCAAACCTCTCTTCGTTCAAGGCCATTTAGGGGGATGGGTAAATGCAAAGTGCAAAGTGCAAAATGCAAAATGCAAAACCGGAGGGGCGAAGGCGAAGGTGCAAAATGGTGTGCATCAGTTCTGAATGTTAATCCTTGTCGGATTGGTTTGGCTTCGGGGGGGCCGGAGGCGGCACGCGGGACGCATGCGTTCCCCGAGACCGAGGGGAAAGGCAGAGGGGGAAATGCAAAATGCAAAGTGCAAAGTGCAAAATGCAAAACCGGAGAATTGTCGCAGGTGGATGTGTAAGAGGGTGAGGATCAGTCCTAATGGTTAATCCCTGCTGGATTGGTATGGCTTCAGCGGGGGCCGGAGGCGGCGCGCGGGACGCGTGCGCTCCCCGAGTCCGAGAGGAAAGGCAAAGAGGGAAAGGCAAAATGCAAAGTGCAAAGTGAAAAATGCGAAGCGGGAGGGGACGGAGGCGGGGAGGGAGACGGATGCGGCGTTCCCGGGGCATGGTTTTCGTTGATATTAGCAGGATGGTTTTGGGGGAATTGGTTTTGGTTTCAGGGGGCGGGGCAAGCATGGGGTGGGGTGTGGTCCGGAAGCGAGGCAGGGGGTGCGCTGCTAAGGCGGGGAAGCGCGTGGGCAGGCGCGGCGGTCGGGATGTTCAGCGAAAAAAACTGTGGCCGGGAAAGGGGGGATAGAATAAGGTAGGCGGCAACACCGTCAAAAGTGCAGCGAATGAATTGTGCATAAATCATTGTTTTATGAATAAGAACAGTTCGACCACCACACGCAGGAATTTTCTGAAAACCAGCGCCACCGCCGCCGGCGTGGTGCTTGCGGCGGGTCTGCCCCGGCCGGGTTACACGGCGGAGGATAACACCATCCGGATTGCGCTGATTGGCTGCGGCGGGCGCGGCACGGGCGCGGCGCAGAATGCCTTGAACACCAAGCTGGGGCCGGTCCGGCTGGTGGCGCTGGCGGATGTGTTTGAGAACCGGCTGCGGGGCAGTTATGGCGAGCTGAGCCGGCGGTTTGCGGAGCAGGTGGATGTGCCGGCGGAGCGGCAGTTTGTGGGATTCGATGCGTATCAAAAGGCGATGGACTGCCTGCGGCCGGGGGATGTGGCCATTTTTGCCACGCCGCCCGCCTTCCGGTGGGTGCATTTTCAGTATGCCATCCAAAAGGGCCTCAATGTGTTCATGGAAAAGCCGGTGACGGTGGACGGGCCCACCAGCAAGCGGATGTTGCAACTGGCCGAGCAGGCGAGCGCCAAGGGGTTGAAGGTGGGCGTGGGTTTGATGTCCCGCCACAGCCGCGAGCTGCAGGAGTTGCAGAAGCGGGTGAGCGACGGCCAACTGGGCGACATCATCCTGATGCGCGGCTACCGCATGCACGGGCCGGTGGGCTTTTTTGCGTCGCTGCCCAAGCCGCCGAACATCAGCCATCTGCGCTACCAGGTGCAGCGGTTCCACAGTTTTCTGTGGGCCAGCGGCGGCAATTTCAGCGATTTCTACATCCACATCATTGATCATCTTTCGTGGATGAAAAATGCGTGGCCGGTGCGGGCGCAGGGTTTGGGCGGCCGCCATTACCGGCAAAGCCCGGAAGGGCAGACGTACGTGGACCAGAACTTCGACACCTACTCGGTGGAATACACCTTTGCGGACGGCACGAAGTTTTATTTTGATGGCCGTTGCATGACCGGCTGCCGGGACCAGTACAACAGCTTCCTGCACGGCAGCAAGGGCATGGCGATCGCCTCGCGCTCGGGGGACTGCGGCGGGCCGTCGGCCATTTACAGCACGCAGAATCCCAGCCGCGCCAGCCAGGTGTGGGTGTCGAAGGCGCCGCCCGGGGAGGGGGATCCCTACCAGAACGAATGGAATGATTTGATGGCGGCCATCCGCAACAACCAGCCTTACAACGAGGCCAAATACGGCATCGAGGCCAGCCTGGTCACGAGCATGGGCCGCATGGCGGCGCACACGGGGCAGGAGATTACTTACGAGGAAATCCTCAACGGGGATCATGAGTTTGCGCCGGGTTTGGACAAGCTCACCGAGGACACCCCCGCCCCGTTGCAGGCCGATGCCCAGGGCCGTTATCCGGTGCCTGAGCCGGGCCGCAAGGGCAAGCGGGAGTATTGATCCGGCATTCCATCTTTTCACAGGGCGCTGGCGGCAACCAGCGCCCTTTTTTTATGGGGAGGG contains these protein-coding regions:
- a CDS encoding Gfo/Idh/MocA family oxidoreductase, whose product is MNKNSSTTTRRNFLKTSATAAGVVLAAGLPRPGYTAEDNTIRIALIGCGGRGTGAAQNALNTKLGPVRLVALADVFENRLRGSYGELSRRFAEQVDVPAERQFVGFDAYQKAMDCLRPGDVAIFATPPAFRWVHFQYAIQKGLNVFMEKPVTVDGPTSKRMLQLAEQASAKGLKVGVGLMSRHSRELQELQKRVSDGQLGDIILMRGYRMHGPVGFFASLPKPPNISHLRYQVQRFHSFLWASGGNFSDFYIHIIDHLSWMKNAWPVRAQGLGGRHYRQSPEGQTYVDQNFDTYSVEYTFADGTKFYFDGRCMTGCRDQYNSFLHGSKGMAIASRSGDCGGPSAIYSTQNPSRASQVWVSKAPPGEGDPYQNEWNDLMAAIRNNQPYNEAKYGIEASLVTSMGRMAAHTGQEITYEEILNGDHEFAPGLDKLTEDTPAPLQADAQGRYPVPEPGRKGKREY